In one window of Ptiloglossa arizonensis isolate GNS036 chromosome 5, iyPtiAriz1_principal, whole genome shotgun sequence DNA:
- the Ranbp3 gene encoding ran-binding protein 3, translating into MANCKESKEETNKPSYILKVDPPQDPSEDLPKNSSSVEMESSSTENKTQESSSSSNKFTSKPYYPVSMFVNSFGSNDFFNSLTSKTKSSILRPSQLEAVTNSQPVNKAVLQPAKFQNPFSKGTDNTLEEKNESTNQNNKNKVKESKSEEKLAEEAKPTFLPLGVSTKDSESNSVNNTVTPCTSEPSFVFGQNLKERVMVGSDAGCSENIEGEEKREESANENGSSELLFSNAPAVCRTTARPGLTLTQAAQELEEANRASKRKYSQVIPLTGEEEETNVLQINCKLFAFDKASGGWQERGRGTLRLNDRDEESRLVGRTAGTQRLILNTKVWPGMTAERAAPKSLRLTAMDVHGDIRIFIIQAAPKEIEQLHNLLQQRIKRAQERQPKKLATDH; encoded by the exons ATGGCGAACTGCAAGG AAAGCAAAGAAGAGACAAACAAGCCATCGTATATTTTAAAGGTAGACCCACCGCAAGATCCGTCAGAAGATCTACCTAAAAATTCTTCGAGTG TGGAAATGGAAAGTTCATCAACAGAGAACAAGACTCAAGAGTCTTCGTCAAGTTCTAACAAATTTACCAGTAAACCATATT ATCCTGTGTCAATGTTTGTAAATTCATTTGGGAGCAatgattttttcaattctttaacTAGCAAGACAAAGTCGTCGATATTGAGGCCCTCTCAATTGGAAGCAGTCACGAATAGTCAGCCTGTCAATAAAGCAGTCCTACAGCCAGCAAAGTTCCAAAATCCATTTTCAAAAGGCACAGACAATACCTTGGAAGAAAAGAACGAATCTACAaaccaaaataataaaaataaagtgaaGGAAAGTAAGAGCGAAGAGAAATTAGCAGAGGAAGCAAAGCCTACGTTTCTTCCGTTGGGTGTGAGTACAAAGGATAGCGAAAGTAATAGTGTAAATAATACAGTGACGCCCTGTACCTCAGAACCGAGCTTCGTCTTTGGTCAGAACTTAAAAGAGCGAGTCATGGTAGGAAGTGACGCTGGATGCTCCGAGAATATAGAGGGTGAAGAGAAGAGGGAAGAAAGTGCCAATGAAAATGGTTCTTCCGAGCTTCTTTTTTCAAATGCACCTGCAGTGTGTCGTACTACGGCACGACCAGGTTTGACGTTAACACAAGCGGCTCAGGAATTGGAGGAGGCGAACCGTGCGAGCAAAAGAAAATACAGTCAAGTGATACCATTAACtggtgaagaagaagaaacgaacgttcTTCAAATTAACTGCAAATTATTTGCTTTCGACAAGGCCAGCGGTGGTTGGCAAGAAAGAGGTAGGGGTACGTTACGATTAAACGATCGTGACGAGGAATCCCGTTTGGTAGGACGTACCGCGGGCACCCAAAGATTAATCTTAAACACAAAAGTCTGGCCTGGTATGACCGCGGAACGAGCTGCGCCCAAGTCGTTGAGATTAACAGCGATGGACGTTCACGGAGACATAAGAATTTTCATTATCCAAGCAGCACCTAAGGAAATCGAACAGTTGCACAATTTATTGCAGCAGCGGATTAAACGCGCGCAAGAACGCCAACCGAAAAAATTGGCGACCGATCACTGA
- the LOC143147649 gene encoding calcium-independent protein kinase C-like — translation MMFTGGSHAKRRNAGGGSGSGRKSSVDRRSPQTRVGAEGYTYRTRIPMLNPTDLLPMTSTEKAYVYRTRVPRRDITAASTTSSYENNVGGPITKRRGAVKHNKVHIVRGHRLVAKFFRQPTFCAFCKEFLWGFGKQGYQCQACQTAVHKKCHDKLLTKCTESGRESENTIPAQLLPRHGPDYKSSSNVRGT, via the exons ATGATGTTCACGGGTGGCTCCCACGCGAAGAGACGCAACGCGGGCGGCGGTTCCGGGTCCGGCCGGAAGTCCTCCGTGGATCGCAGAAGCCCGCAGACTCGCGTGGGCGCCGAAGGATACACGTACAG GACACGGATACCCATGCTGAACCCCACGGACTTGCTGCCGATGACGTCCACGGAAAAGGCTTACGTGTACAGGACCAGAGTGCCACGAAGGGACATCACCGCGGCGTCAACGACGTCATCTTACGAAAACAATGTCGGTGGTCCAATTACCAAGAGAAGAGGCGCGGTTAAGCACAACAAAGTGCACATTGTACGGGGCCACAGACTGGTCGCGAAATTCTTCAGGCAACCGACCTTCTGCGCCTTCTGCAAAGAATTTCTCTG GGGATTCGGGAAGCAGGGATACCAGTGCCAAG CCTGCCAAACGGCGGTGCACAAGAAGTGCCACGATAAATTGCTGACAAAGTGCACGGAGAGCGGCAGGGAGTCCGAGAACACGATC CCCGCTCAGCTACTGCCTCGTCACGGCCCTGATTATAAATCGAGTAGTAACGTTCGAGG TACTTGA